The genomic stretch TCGTTGGGAAGTTACTGTTGGATTTAGCACAATCACATTGAAGAGCCGACTATCAGCGTCAGACAGTATCAGATTCTTTCGCTTACGGAGACGACGCTTAGGAATCTCGTCGTAAATCTCTTCGACCAAGTCGAACCCCACAGGTAGAGGTTCATTGTGGCCCGTAGGATAGATGCACTTGAACCTATTTCTCATACAAGCATGGCAGAACGGTTGTGATTCGTcacacttcttctttctctttcgacaacagaaacaacCAGTACGAACACGGCTTCGTCTTCTGGGCTCGTCCTCCAGTTTTATTTCTGGTGAAGGTGAAGACATGGTATATTATCAAATCAAACAAGACTAAATTTTGTACTAATTgaaaaaatggaaatttTGTCGGGATTCTGCTTTTTGTTTCAGATGTAGAAGAGTGAAATTCCAATATTAATGATTCCCAACTGAAAGAAACTGTGAAATCAAAATGGTTATGGGCCGAGAAATGAACCAATAAAGATCTGCTATATCAGGTTTCAGGGTGTCTTCTCTGCTAGCAATTTTAGTGGTGTTCTTAAGAGCGAAATCGCTACTTTTTTCAATAATAcgaccaacttcttggtatCTCTCGTATTCCAGAAATGACACAACCAAAGTGGTTCAATAAATGTCGAAGCTTAGTCAACGTCAATATATGTGGGGACTATAAACTATAAGTCTGGAGTTTAGCACCCAAAGATCTTaaagaatctgaaaatctCGGCTATTGGAGAGAGGGCAGATAAAGAAAGGACGACACACTCCAGGATTTCCATTTAATGCTATCTGTCACAAAAGCTGTAAATACTACTGAAGAACGCAGATTCCAGTTCTTGTGtccaaattcttcttcaacgacgTCTACTGATAAAGTACGATTTTTGTGAATTGTTGGTTTATCGAGGTTTTATCTATGGCGCATCTATAGGCCCGATCAGGAAATTCTATCCTGACCTCGCAAAATTTTTGACATGCGAACAGCTactaatttttcattatGATAGTGAAATCCGGGGTTTTATTGATTTAAACCGTTATTCCTCTCAGAAACCGGTGCAGTGTTGCAAATTCCTCAATGTACAGATTCAGCCTTGCCCACGGCGCAAGGAGTGCTCTCGGTAACACCTTGTTTAAATCCAATGTACGCTTACTCCTGAATtatgtgaaaaattcacagATCTACATCCATGACAACAAGCACGATGCTACAACTCCGTACACTTTCTCGTTATCGAAGGATCCCAAGGCGTTACCTATAGGTTATAGCAAGGTTCTGCAAAATGTCACTCCAGAAACCTTTGTTCCCAACCCCCAGTTCTTAGAAGTGGCTCAATCTGTGATAAAAGATAAAGTCCATGAGGACTTCAGTTTTATAATGGAGGCTGGAATGAACGCTTCCACTTTCATGCCTATCTACGACTTCAGAGAAATACCGAGGTATGCTCGAATCCCTGAGATGGAAAACGTATTTGGCTACATCCAGGTAGATGACCTGGGGAAAATGATACCTGGGGGGTACGAGAGCAACAACTTGTATAGATTATGTAATGGTACACTGGGATTACTTAAGTTGAGCGACTTCTTGTATGAGGAGATCCAGAAAGAATGCGAGACAAGGGGTAAAGCCTGAGATATTTGTATTTCTACATCGAATTGTAAATATTGTGAAGCTTGTAAATAGGTAGCAAATTCATACGCTCAATGTACGTTCAGTCTTAGGATTCAGGTGGTATACATTCTAACGAAAGTGCTATTGAGTCTTTTGGTTAGCCAAGCATCAGGTACCAATTGAACGCTTAACTAATAGCTCAAGTCTTGCGGAGCCCTTCGCACATCTGTTCCCCATCAGTTGTAAAATCCGAACACAGTCTCGTCATGAATGAGTCTCAGTTACCAGGAGATTTCTCGTAATTTGGTAAATTCCACACTTGTGGAATTTTGTCCCTACATTACCGAAATAAATTCATTGCATTACATATGAACATGACTAAAGGAATTATTTTGAATTGTCCAGAGCTCAAGTGCAATCATCTGCAGATCTAATTTTTGttctgttgaagattcAAAATCCGGATTTTCTATAGTAGTTGCAATGAAAGGTTGGCCGTCTGCGgtgatgaaattgaacttctctTCGTTATTATCGGTACTCGATAAGGCATCGATAAGGCATCTTTTCTCAAAGGTATCAAATGCTGCCACTGCCAAGTGCTACACAAAAATCTTAGGATTCATGGTTTCGATCTAATGtaaaattcaattttttcaaaattcttcaacactcGGCAGAATCAACTGGAGAAAGTTGATATGAAAAAGAAGGTTTTATCGGTAGCTGGGTCCAATCAAagatgcaaaaaatatGATTCTGCCCAGGATCGAACTGGGGACGTTCTGCGTGTTAAGCAGATGCCATAACCAACTAGACCACAGAACCACTTGATGGTTCAGAAAAGTGTTCCCAATATATAAGTCCATTGTTTCGTTTATATGCAGGACAATATCGCGCTAATTGTAAACTCGATTTAATTTTCTAGACTTTAGTCGTAACACAGGCCATTTCGTAAAAAGAGgtgacaatatcaattggcgtctttttctttgggTTTCTCCAAACTTTCCAAGGTATCTCTAAAATGCAATTATTTAGAGCACTATTCATGTTCTATGTAGCAAATAGGTTAGATCTAGTGCAGTACATGCTGTCCTGTAAAAGTGAAGAGCTTATTTAAATTGTTAACTCTTCGAAAGTGAAAGTGTAATTCATTTCTCACGTATGAAGCAGGCTCTGACCAAATGACTGAGCTTGATGTAAACAAAACTAATTGAGATTGTATATAGTTCCATGTCTCCTTCTTTTGTCTATCAGGTTTTGGATTAATCTTCGtaaattcaaatttttcaacataTTTTGACAAATATTACTCAAATAAGTGAAAACACAAGAATTTGGTTAGCTGTAGAATATTATGGCCCAATTCTGGTACGATATTTGAATCCCAAATAATGAtagaaaaattcaattatttGACTTTACCTAATGAATAATTTGTAGAAGCGAGCTATTTTGTTACATGCTATGACAAAAATACATGGATCCTCATAATAACATCTAACTCACCTGTGATATGGAAATAATGTGCTATTCCTACAGTATTAAAGCTGTTGTTTTGTCTTGGCCAAGATTTCCCAACCTTAACAATCATATTATTGTCGTTCAAACTAGACAATACTGCAAAGTAATCATACATACCTTCGCCAGTTCAACACGTCGGTGAAAGCCGCATAAGATGC from Scheffersomyces stipitis CBS 6054 chromosome 2, complete sequence encodes the following:
- a CDS encoding predicted protein, which encodes MYRFSLAHGARSALGNTLFKSNVRLLSNYVKNSQIYIHDNKHDATTPYTFSLSKDPKALPIGYSKVSQNVTPETFVPNPQFLEVAQSVIKDKVHEDFSFIMEAGMNASTFMPIYDFREIPRYARIPEMENVFGYIQVDDSGKMIPGGYESNNLYRLCNGTSGLLKLSDFLYEEIQKECETRGKA